Genomic DNA from Lactuca sativa cultivar Salinas chromosome 8, Lsat_Salinas_v11, whole genome shotgun sequence:
aaatcaaaaatccaaaaatatttttgtttctgttttattttttttcagaaaatatggaacatacaaaaatattgtgtgctgagtttgcttttagtttttgtttttatctcaaattttctttgtcttgaaaagtgaatttagatgtagatgagactcatggagattgtatcgagattttctgagccaaagcttcaTCTTTGATCATTGAAGAatttcattcgaaggaacaagaaacggatattattctttcaacattcaatctttcaaccctagaagcaagaTGAAGTTGacctgaagattatgtgacaaattgcattgaagcctcctcaattaaTTTGctactatctatgaacctgctgaaatGATCCGAAAGATCCGTTCActatgaagattctcaagctgaaagcgccatttttcaagaatctctacatgaagcctcctcacccaatgttcGTTCAAAGCTAAATTATGAAGAAATGATCATCCGTTCAAGATAAAGCCATTTACCTGGAAGATTCAGTTGTTCATCTTGAACttgtgaagaaattgaagaataaagctgaagccaagctccaaatgaagattgacaagaaaagccagctacatttttaaggggagtttgttgggtcaaaagaaaaaaaaatctataaaccaagggggatatTTTTGTGTCGAAAATattgtttatactttgcttttctgagcatttattgtttttatatttGGGCCGAAAATATTATTGGTTTATTTATAGCTTGGACCGAAAACGCATGTGTGATGAGAATTAAtctctagatcgtttagatctttcacaggtatattaaTAAAGAACAAACTATTCAATCAAACCACGACAAATATAGAgtcaatatgaagcttatgattcaaacgtagtcatgcctcagtagagctcgataaagaacttccactgtagaggcgagctagggtttacaatactatgattagaaaataattaaagcgttacttactaaggatgcatgcatgcaccttaaatactaaaaccctagaataaaatgatgcacggttggacaggcctaaaccggctacaaaactgggctaaaaggaacgagcccaagacgcaacaccataatcccaataatctccccctttgcgtcaattggggcgaAACCTTCACTTCGATTGATTGGCAGTAGTTCGCTTCACTACTTTGAAAAAACAAGGAATTACAGCAAGAAGAACATGGTGAAAGTGGATATACCATCTTATCATATCAGTGAAGTACTTCTTGTCGCTTTCattgttctgcttgcatctgcgAATAATCCCCAGAACATACTCCAAGCACGAAGTAGTAAAGAGATGTTTATCTGTcaaagcgaacaggcatttctTACCATCCTGTTTGGTGAAAATCACAAAGTTTAAGACCGGATCAATATTTCACATCTTCATCTTGTTGACATCACTTATAGAACCAACTAGCAAAACAGTGGGCTTCTTCCTAAGAACCGAAGCGACCTCTTGATCCATCTTAGCTACCTCCAGAACATAGCAGACTAACAATCTTTTAAGATGATCAATAATTGGCTCATACTCAACTGGTTTGGAGAGTAGGATGTTGTGTAGGACAATCTAATCATGAGGATTAAGATTGGGCAGATCAGCAAGAGAGAAGGTATGCTCAGAAAAAGTTGAACCTCTGGTGACTTTGAACTTGAAGTTGATGAACTTTCTTGCTGCTTGAGGCTTAACGACCCGAACTGTGATGATTTTCTGAGCTCTCCAAGTGATGTATTGTGGTTGAGCGAACTCCAAGTAGTATCCGATGAGCTCACGATCAACCTTCGGGTCTGGATGTGGGACTTCTACAATGGGAAGAAAGTAGTGAAACACAAACGCCTTTTGGGTGATAGGCATATCAAATTGAGAGTCCTTTGTGTTTTCACAGTCCAAAGACACTATTGGCTCAAGCCAATGAGTGCTAGgagtgtcaatggcttctttgaGCAGCTTCTCCAACGTCCAGAAGGGAAAAAGGGTTTCCTTGCTTTCTAGGAGATCCTGAGCCTCCTTTAATCTCCTTTCTCTTTCTTCAActtcttttacaattttggcattGAGATCGAtttccctttccctttcctttcgCTTCAAAGCATCAGCGATTGTTTCCTCTTCCTCATCACTGTCATCCACTATTGGACCCTTGCCTTTATCCTTAGGACCCGAACCTAAAGCGTGCTCTGTCTTCTGTTGTTCAGTCTGGGAAGTGGGAGGAGGTTGAGACGTAGATGTGATTCCTTcccccccttgttttggaggtacCATCGCCTCAAAAACACCTTCAATGCGACTCAACATCCCAAGGGTTGGACGAAATTTGTCAGCAAGATGGCGTCTAACGGAAATAGTCAGAATACGGTCATGAGCCTTGGAAACGCTCAAGAGAATAGCGTAGATGTCAGAGACACAACTTTTGACGATAGCCCTTTCAGAGCGAAGCTGATTGACCTCATTGTTTGCCTGAGAAAGTTGGAGATTTTTGGTCTTGAGTTGAATGGTCTTGCGAGCAAGCTAATCCATGAGTGAGTTCTCCATGGCTAGATCATCTTGAAGCTTGGTGAAATGCTCATTGAGAGAGGAAAGAAGAGCAACATTGTCCTTTTGAATATCTTGGCGAAGATTGACAAAATTTTGCTTCTCAGTGGCAAATGCTTCTTCGAGGTTGGTTATTGAGTTAGTCATTTTAGAAGCGTTCAACTTAGCTACTCCCTATAAGCACTCAAGAAAAATGTTAGCACCttgaattagtttatcgactttttcggtcgcgtCGGTACAAACTTTGGTTGAAGAGGTAATAGCTGTTGTGGCATGAGAAATGGAAGCCTCATGTGCTTTGACAAAGGAGTTAAGCCTTTTCTGAATAGCAGATTCAGAATTGGGATTGTGAGAGGAAGAAGAGGCCATGAGAGTGTCAAGTTTGGCAttcagctccttgagatgctttttggtaagaggagcatcatcatcttcatcactttGAACACGATAAGGGTTGTAGTAGAAGGAATCAAATTCCATGTCTTCTCCACCAAGGACagtgttggtttcggttgaaggtgTGGGAGATAATGGTTTGGTTGTTTCTGGGACTGAAGaccgaacccccgtatcagatacattggtttGAACTCTAGTGGTGGTTGTTTTGGTTGCTTCAGAAAAGAGAGGAGTGGAAATAGGAATGGTAGAGGTAGGTTGGGATGTGATAACTGGGAAGGTTGTTGGTAAGGAAATTGGAATAGAAGTAGGTAGAGAAGAAGGAACTGGGGAGCGAATAGGTACCTCAGGTGTGGGTGATCTAGGTGGAGTATCACCACGAGTCGAAGCCTCCTCTTCAGAGCTTTCGTTCTCTGATTCTGTAGGAGTAGGAGGTTTGTTGCCTGGAGGAACATAATCAGAATCTGAGTCACtggaggattgaagaataagtctCCGAGCTGGCTTTTTGAGCTTCTTCTGCTTAGGCTGTGAAGGAGCGGTTTTGTCTGATTTTCGCTTCTTTGGGGTTTTCCCCTTAGCTGGTTTAATGACTCTCACATCCTTTTGTTTTTCTGGTTTCTTTCCCCTCTTTGCAGGCTTGTCTGCTTCCTCTATAGAGCGAATCATAGCAGGAGTGAGTTCCTTTGGAGCCGAAAAAGGAAGCTTATTGTATTCTTGAATGACGTTACTTGCCTCAGACACACAGGCATACATAGCTTCTGGAATCGATCCAATGAAGAAAAACTTGGAAGGATCTGTGATGATAATCTTCGTTGTGTGAAATGTTGCGATGGATGAGAGAAGGGAGTCTGCCATGATTGGAACGTGAAGACGATCCATTTCCCACTTTGTGATAATTGACCAGTACCTGCCACACGAAATCTCAGAATGGCGAGAAGAAGAGTATAAACTCTGAACAAGTTGTTGCCATATGACCGCCCCAAAGTCCAGATTTACACCATTCTATAACCCATAATGCATAGTCATAAATGACTTGCTTGCTCCATCTGATCCAGCGCTACGCTCTGAGAGGCCCTTGAATAAGAGAGTAAAGAGGTCGTTCCATTGTGggggaaggcaggacttcttgaatttcgtgacagtggttagggtttcagtgtACCCCATTTGGTAGAACATCGAGAACAGTTGACCAGTGGTGATGGAGTCAGGGTTTACCAGAGTGGGTTCGTGAGCAAGACCAAGAAGGGCACATAAGTGATTCTTGGAAATCGAGGTCTTCTCATTGTGAATGTCAAAGTGAATCCTCTCAGCAACCTTGTCATAATAAGCGGTTGAATAGATGTGAGAGAGGCAAGTCATGGGAACCACTTCCACCTTTGTAAGAGCATCGATaagtggagagtatttgagacatTCTACCACGTACAACATGTAGGGTTCCTAGACGAATGGTGTAAGGTCAATGATGAGGTTTTGTTATGGCTTAACAGAGGTATCTTGAACAGAAGATGATTCCACCATTGATGAAGCTTGagtagaagatgatgaacagttaaaTAAATCGCCTTTTTCTTTTAGAAGATTTGTGAGTGGTAAAAGAGTAAAGTTGATCGTGAGACCCCCTTTTATACGTGAgagtaggagagagaaagatccggCTAAAATCTCATCCTTTTGTGAAACGTTTCTTGATGCGATGGGGAGTAGACAGTTGGCAACCCCGATGACGACGCGGGAGAGAGAAAAGACGTTTCACTTTTACGCGCCTTTCCATAGAAAGTGCCTTTTTCAAATCGACGAAACGATTGGATAATAGCTGACTCATCCATTGTGCTTTATCTGAAACGTCACCCACATAATTTACATGAACCGTTGTCATTCTTATTCTATCGATTGAAAATCATCATAATGCTTTTTAGAACCCAAGCTATAAAAATTAGCTCATATATAAAATAgaaccagacttttggaaaatcaaagatttttgtGCATAGAGTGTGAATGAAACAGAAATAAATCGAACTTTATGGGATATTGTGATGTCAAGTAAGACATGAAACAgtagatcccgggcacgaatctcttcctttcaagtcaagagagacttcaaagtgtctgtgtggtttcccgttaaaaTACGATCAAAGACTTTTGAAGAAGCAATGAAAAGGCATCTTTTAGATATGAGGCATGTAAGGGTGGCTTGCTCTTCAATTTAAATTTCAGTACTCGATATAAGACCAAAAGAGattgaagtacttgtgagaccaatgtggtccgttgaacaagtaggtttgatatGTATTTAGTAGCTTGTTGAAACTAAGAAatctcaaatatatatatatatatatatatatatatatatatatataattggatccttggggaagaaaagtcttggtgataGACATTTTTCAAAAGGatctctcaaaataaaaagagatttcattggtgaaagctagaacatagtaattgttcaccgtcaatgcattaagggtattgaattgtgggtttcacttagtacgtagtgacacgagactaagatcataaacacacatttttgtgtaaccataaacctcagtggtaagggctgatagtctcaagggttacatgagTGAGATGAAGTGTAATGGAGAAAAATGATGGAGGTGGtttaagaagcgaatgtacctctgctataaaagtaTGACctagcagaaaactctaaactcaatatgagtagagtaaggtagctctcgATTAGAGTGAACGCAacagcctaatttggaaaatatgATTTGTATCTATCacattattaaggcttcactcaaaatcatttgaggctttggtcaacatgcaacAGCATGCATCCAGGGACACTAAACTAGTCTTATGAAAAGAATTTATACCTTTTGCAGCTCCAGCATTGagagtatttttgaaataaaatgaaaaataagcgtgaaagaaaaaaaacaataagaaaattgaaataaaatgaaaaatatttttctattttgtgaaaaaattcgaaagaaaaataaaaacaaaaagaaaattatttttggattttatgtacataaagaaaattttgaaaagaaaaacctaaaaataagtgtgaaaaaGAGTATATAAAAGAATACAGCCAAAGTTCCTTTTCATgaaaaagaagcgaacgagttcagaaggaccgaacccgaaatagaccgagtgttcggttcatttcggttcccgggtGAACTGAACCAGAAAAAGACTGAGCGTTCGCTATATTTTGCTTCTTACCTTTAatgaagcgaaggcgattttggtactgattctgcttccatcattcctaggccttgtaagatcttattgaaacttgcttc
This window encodes:
- the LOC111896076 gene encoding gibberellin-regulated protein 14-like, with product MADSLLSSIATFHTTKIIITDPSKFFFIGSIPEAMYACVSEASNVIQEYNKLPFSAPKELTPAMIRSIEEADKPAKRGKKPEKQKDVRVIKPAKGKTPKKRKSDKTAPSQPKQKKLKKPARRLILQSSSDSDSDYVPPGNKPPTPTESENESSEEEASTRGDTPPRSPTPEVPIRSPVPSSLPTSIPISLPTTFPVITSQPTSTIPISTPLFSEATKTTTTRVQTNVSDTGVRSSVPETTKPLSPTPSTETNTVLGGEDMEFDSFYYNPYRHLKELNAKLDTLMASSSSHNPNSESAIQKRLNSFVKAHEASISHATTAITSSTKGVAKLNASKMTNSITNLEEAFATEKQNFVNLRQDIQKDNVALLSSLNEHFTKLQDDLAMENSLMD